Proteins encoded together in one Myxocyprinus asiaticus isolate MX2 ecotype Aquarium Trade chromosome 21, UBuf_Myxa_2, whole genome shotgun sequence window:
- the LOC127412505 gene encoding galectin-3-binding protein A-like — protein sequence MYLLWPLLFLHVSAQRWTLFDEQLKPKREGRVRLVGDLPSSGRVEVYHDGQWGSVCDDGWELAEAQVVCRQLGFPGAVSAMAGGQYGEGSGPIWLDNINCKGSENSLSDCCFKGWAVTDCTHKEDAGVVCETGKNMSINRHFTVDNSLGLSDDLGVLFDSGDGCDFSIYVRDLSEDAELTFCVHSLILMAYSKLNITHNPENFTVEVSQTCHPHVSDFLRYLYTRQVDVSITSAQCLHQLAYIFGVKKLMEDVGRVFTLLIPEDNSFQTQVSMYEYGVRTGDIVLQENVLQYLSWNCEFLISSPVWNTLSFHMMDTLLLRSDLVVRDEAFLLEALESWIQDKDDAVSPEQQVSLLNHIRFLLIPVDKLYDLLYSSSILRQNQEKLYLTGLLKGFQFNTLPFSKIRKQLDNISNEYLPRIYTADELSVFVNDTTVNYQPSHYYYGQNNRIQTLSAPVHTSAYFKDQKVQWQAQVFLSIQECSYYGFTCDSLPVAKFFVYSNAYDYTSTIRYNNRLILSCKNVNKVFHVQDFKNDVAVIPNNSSMGLPNPCPDDYSFRFVVRPEYI from the exons ATGTATCTTTTATGGCCTCTGCTGTTTCTTCATGTTTCAGCACAGCGTTGGACTCTGTTTG ATGAACAGTTAAAGCCTAAACGGGAGGGCAGAGTGAGATTGGTGGGTGATCTGCCTTCCTCTGGTCGTGTGGAGGTGTATCATGATGGACAGTGGGGTTCAGTGTGTGATGATGGATGGGAACTGGCTGAAGCTCAGGTGGTGTGTCGTCAGCTGGGTTTTCCTGGAGCTGTATCAGCCATGGCTGGAGGACAATATGGTGAAG GCTCTGGTCCAATCTGGCTGGATAATATAAACTGTAAAGGCTCAGAGAACTCATTGTCTGATTGCTGCTTCAAAGGTTGGGCTGTAACTGACTGCACACATAAAGAAGATGCAGGAGTTGTCTGTGAAACTG GTAAAAACATGAGCATCAATCGTCACTTCACCGTGGATAACAGTCTGGGTTTGTCTGATGATCTTGGCGTTCTGTTTGACAGTGGAGATGGTTGTGATTTTAGCATTTATGTACGTGATCTCAGTGAAGATGCAGAATTGACCTTTTGTGTACACAGTTTGATCCTCATGGCTTAttcaaaattaaacataacacaCAACCCCGAAAACTTCACAGTGGAGGTCAGCCAGACGTGCCATCCCCATGTCTCTGATTTTCTCAG GTATTTGTACACTAGGCAGGTTGATGTTTCCATCACATCGGCTCAATGCCTCCATCAGTTGGCTTATATCTTTGGAGTGAAGAAGCTTATGGAGGATGTTGGCAGGGTCTTCACTTTACTCATTCCTGAAGACAACAGCTTCCAGACCCAAGTGTCAATGTACGAGTATGGTGTCCGCACAGGCGATATTGTTCTGCAGGAGAATGTCCTTCAGTACCTTTCCTGGAACTGTGAGTTCCTCATCAGTTCTCCGGTGTGGAACACCCTCTCCTTTCACATGATGGACACTCTTCTGTTGCGCTCAGACCTGGTTGTCAGGGATGAAGCTTTTCTTCTTGAAGCACTGGAGAGCTGGATCCAAGACAAAGATGATGCAGTTAGTCCAGAACAACAGGTCAGTCTCCTGAATCACATCCGCTTCCTGTTGATCCCAGTTGATAAACTCTATGACCTGCTGTATAGCTCAAGCATTCTCCGTCAGAATCAAGAGAAACTGTATCTAACTGGCTTGCTCAAAGGCTTTCAGTTCAACACTCTTCCCTTCTCTAAGATCAGGAAGCAACTGGACAACATCAGTAATGAGTATCTGCCCAGAATCTACACTGCAGACGAGTTGAGTGTATTTGTCAATGACACCACAGTCAATTATCAGCCCAGTCACTACTACTATGGGCAAAATAACAGAATCCAGACTCTCTCAGCTCCTGTACACACTAGTGCCTATTTCAAAGACCAAAAGGTCCAATGGCAAGCGCAGGTGTTTCTTAGCATTCAAGAGTGCTCTTACTATGGTTTTACATGTGATTCTCTCCCTGTTGCGAAGTTCTTCGTCTATAGCAATGCGTACGATTACACCAGCACCATTCGCTACAACAACAGGTTGATTCTCagctgtaaaaatgtaaacaaagtctTTCATGTCCAAGATTTCAAAAACGATGTGGCGGTGATTCCTAACAACAGCAGTATGGGCCTGCCGAACCCCTGTCCTGATGACTACAGTTTTAGATTTGTAGTGCGTCCAGAGTATATCTGA